The DNA segment GTACATGTTTTCGATACTGATGTAAACGCTGCTAAAAAATTAGGATTAAAGGAAAAAGATATTACTATTACAAGTTCTGACTTAACTGTTAGAAAATGTTTAGCAAAGGATGAAATTCATAAATCTAATGCAACAGAGTGGTTTCCAACAGATTCGCCAACAATTTTAAATACTCAATTTTTAACAGGAGCTGGACAGGTAAGAGCAATATCAAGATTAGCTTATATGGACTCTATTGGGAGTGGAAGACTAAAAGATTTAGAAGCAAAGTTATCTGCATTTTCTCAGTTAAATGGAGAAAGTCATGCTGAAGAAATTAGAATTATGATTGTAAGTTCTTTAGCGGGGGGAACTGGATCTGGAATATTTTTACAAACAGCTTTATATTTAAGAGATTATTTCCAAAAAGAGGGAAAATCTGTGACAATAAGAGGTTCATTTATACTACCTGATATTTTAATAAAAAATAATGTTTTAAATGGGACACATATAAGAAATATAAGAGCAAATGGTTATGCTTGTTTAAAAGAGTTAGATGCAATTATAAGATCTACAATGTCTTCAGGAACTGATCACAGTGTAAATATTCAATTAGCATATAAACCAGGAATGAAGGATGATGAAAAAGTAACTAAAAATCCATATGATTTTATATTCCTTTATGACTATGAAAATACTGATGGAAAAAGTTTAGGAAGTTATAGCCATTATCTAGATCATGTGGCAAAAACAGTTTATCTTCAACTGTTTAGTGATATAGCAGGAGAAGCATCATCAGACGAAATTAATATGCTTGTAAATGTAATTGAAAATAATGGAAGAGCAAGATATGCTAGTGCGGGAGTAGCATCACTAATATACCCATATAATGATTTAATAGATTATAATGCATATAGATTAGCAAATGAAAGTCTAAATCAAAAATGGTTAAAACTAGATACTCTTTTTGAAAATGAACTTGATGAGTATGAAAATTATAAAAAGCAGGGTATTCATCGTGAAGTTCCTAAAAAATATATAAGAATGAATGAATTATTTGATAATGAAGTTAAAAATGGAGATGTTTTCTTTAAAAATTTAAATAGATCATTACATGTTATTTTAAAAGATAATGAGTTAGGTCCTAAGAAAACTCAAGAATTTTTAAATAGTATTGAGCAAAGAATCCAGGGAGATATTGAATCTGCAAAAGAGTATAAAGAGTATACGAATTATAAAGCTCCTATTCAAACAAATTTAAATGGTAAAAGTGATGAACTTAGAAATGAAGTGGAAAGTTTTGAAAGTCATTTAGCGAGATACAAAAAAAGCGTTATGAATTCTATTGATGATAAAAAGAATATGATTGTTACAGATATGTTACCATTAATCTTAATTGAAGAAAATGATATTAGCAAGTTTCCTCATCAATTAGGATACTGGCTTTCTGGTAAAAGTGATGGAGAAGCTTTAAGTCCCATAGCTAGTAGATATTTCTTATATGAGTTGAAAAATATTTTACTTGAAAAAGTTAGAGGTTTAGAAGAGGAAGTTACTACTTTATATAAGGGTTCTGAAAAATATATGAGTGATTTTGGAGATAGCAAAAGTGCAAAGGAAGCTTTAGATGAAGCGATTTCAAAATCATCAGGTTTATTTGGTGTATTTAATAGAGCTCAAAAAACTTTTGCAACTGAATATGCAGACAAAGCAACAAAACAATTTAGAAGAGTAGGTAATTATTGCCAGAAGAAGATTGAGTTAGGTGTTTATACAGATCTTTTAAAAGCTATAGATGAAATGATTGAACATAATGAAGAAGGATTTTTTAGAGCTTTAAAAGAGATTATGACAGATTTTTCAATTAAGTATCACAATTTAGAAAAAAATCATGATGAAAAGAATGACGTTAGTAAAGTATACGTACTTTCTGAAAAAGAAACTAAAAATAAGTTGTATGAAGGTCTAATAAAAAATATAGATACAGAAAATATTATAAAAGATAGTTATAATGAAATCTTTAAAGAGAAGTATGCTAGATTTATAGCTAGAAGAAAAAATGAAAATCATAAATTATCTCGTCAAATGAAAGATATATTTGGAGATAAAATAAAGGATAGCTACGTTAGTAAGATAAAAGCAAGTGAAGTATTGGATATGGATATAATAACTGCAATTAGAAAAGAATGTGATTTGAAAGGTATCTATAGTGAAGAACAAAA comes from the Cetobacterium sp. NK01 genome and includes:
- a CDS encoding tubulin-like doman-containing protein; this encodes MANKPALIIGLGGIGSKIVTDVYNAIPEDERKKVIVHVFDTDVNAAKKLGLKEKDITITSSDLTVRKCLAKDEIHKSNATEWFPTDSPTILNTQFLTGAGQVRAISRLAYMDSIGSGRLKDLEAKLSAFSQLNGESHAEEIRIMIVSSLAGGTGSGIFLQTALYLRDYFQKEGKSVTIRGSFILPDILIKNNVLNGTHIRNIRANGYACLKELDAIIRSTMSSGTDHSVNIQLAYKPGMKDDEKVTKNPYDFIFLYDYENTDGKSLGSYSHYLDHVAKTVYLQLFSDIAGEASSDEINMLVNVIENNGRARYASAGVASLIYPYNDLIDYNAYRLANESLNQKWLKLDTLFENELDEYENYKKQGIHREVPKKYIRMNELFDNEVKNGDVFFKNLNRSLHVILKDNELGPKKTQEFLNSIEQRIQGDIESAKEYKEYTNYKAPIQTNLNGKSDELRNEVESFESHLARYKKSVMNSIDDKKNMIVTDMLPLILIEENDISKFPHQLGYWLSGKSDGEALSPIASRYFLYELKNILLEKVRGLEEEVTTLYKGSEKYMSDFGDSKSAKEALDEAISKSSGLFGVFNRAQKTFATEYADKATKQFRRVGNYCQKKIELGVYTDLLKAIDEMIEHNEEGFFRALKEIMTDFSIKYHNLEKNHDEKNDVSKVYVLSEKETKNKLYEGLIKNIDTENIIKDSYNEIFKEKYARFIARRKNENHKLSRQMKDIFGDKIKDSYVSKIKASEVLDMDIITAIRKECDLKGIYSEEQNNAIDNYIRNIKNRAKPFSQKKGVNFLDLWGINPTVLENLSEQQQQDLFSNNGGNKNTVESNGFSKYEIVKYLSMHGLRAQDFDKFAPGNVQKETEDGVYYSAYKEVIEKLNRNELTVTPHLDKRWHLINYMPDINDEQADIDKKAVAKGFINGLLYDIIQQRKDDGKSIWTFKEREGSSKTIEIGNTPIKTLYPNLLEGLGYAPYFVDDINTRVKDKKNEDFELQRHSLENHKYISLANSTNNRNIIDILIGYVNDSEPSKRKESEIKIMELLNIFMEQTQDYMIEFFGEYRKTTASEISASYIASALNESSKYTESDKGVGFIMDLKDKIHARVESTLKEVGSSLGIEKLKESTYGDLKELIQDKARG